The Mangifera indica cultivar Alphonso chromosome 8, CATAS_Mindica_2.1, whole genome shotgun sequence genome has a window encoding:
- the LOC123223261 gene encoding 60S ribosomal protein L14-1-like — protein MPFKRYVEIGRVALVNYGKDYGKLVVIVDVIDQNRALVDAPDMVRSQMNFKRLSLTDIKIDIKRVPRKKTLIEAMEKADVKSKWENSSWGRKLIVQQRRASLNDFDRFKIMLAKIKRGGLIRQELAKLKKETAA, from the exons ATG CCGTTCAAAAGGTACGTGGAGATAGGAAGAGTGGCGCTGGTTAACTACGGCAAGGACTATGGGAAGCTCGTCGTCATCGTTGATGTCATCGACCAAAACAGG GCTCTTGTTGATGCACCGGATATGGTGAGGAGCCAAATGAACTTTAAGAGACTTTCACTTACAGATATTAAGATTGACATCAAAAGAGTTCCCAGGAAGAAGACTCTGATTGAAGCCATGGAGAAGGCCG ATGTTAAGAGTAAATGGGAGAATAGCTCCTGGGGCAGGAAGCTAATTGTGCAGCAAAGAAGAGCCTCTCTTAATGATTTTGATAGGTTCAAGATCATGTTGGCAAAGATCAAG AGAGGTGGACTTATTCGACAGGAGCTTGCAAAACTCAAGAAGGAGACAGCAGCTTAG